One region of Drosophila subobscura isolate 14011-0131.10 chromosome J, UCBerk_Dsub_1.0, whole genome shotgun sequence genomic DNA includes:
- the LOC117893704 gene encoding LOW QUALITY PROTEIN: spermatogenesis-associated protein 13-like (The sequence of the model RefSeq protein was modified relative to this genomic sequence to represent the inferred CDS: inserted 2 bases in 1 codon) → SPTLSSNGFFTCNVLDNETVLRRSAVRELLDTEVNYVKLLAAICDGYLPAMSKGIDIFSPNSIRLIFSNITAMYKFHAKFLDSLRKGIEQNQISKVFLKMHKEFLCYSNYCNAYPRALIELESYDRIQDACTILENCRESENLAELPLSAHLLAPVQRICRYPLHLNEIIKSALASAPVTGIDKLKGSSSSDYEQLDVNEIDIPDTYDTVNLALEAMRGITEAVNEGKRHSETIFIYKGRIFLDRCHVVNVRDIKMFGHTIKNSLRIYCESRDKWYDFSFRSANRKHRFLNTLALERQFGGKALYVSEMTGFEYNYEERPGDFSDQSDYELPDFEHALCATSASGESSVPKSPTKSAFRFWNTLPKKSQSRDGIASVDNSQMLFGXFDADENLTAARVAAIELAKAAAALLPTESSSA, encoded by the exons AGCCCCACCCTGTCCTCGAATGGGTTTTTTACCTGTAACGTTCTGGACAACGAGACTGTTCTGCGCCGAAGTGCTGTACGCGAACTTCTGGATACAGAGGTTAACTATGTCAAATTGCTGGCAGCCATTTGTGACGG GTATCTGCCTGCGATGAGCAAGGGCATCGACATATTTTCGCCAAACAGCATTCGTCTGATCTTCTCAAACATAACGGCCATGTACAAATTTCACGCAAAGTTTCTCGATTCGTTGCGTAAAGGAATCGAGCAAAACCAAATTTCGAAAGTGTTTCTTAAAATG CACAAAGAATTCCTATGCTACTCCAACTACTGCAACGCATATCCTCGTGCCCTTATCGAGCTCGAGTCCTACGATCGTATTCAGGATGCATGCACCATTCTGGAGAA CTGCCGCGAGTCGGAAAACCTTGCAGAGCTCCCACTCTCCGCTCACTTGCTTGCTCCTGTGCAACGCATTTGCCGTTATCCCCTGCACCTTAACGAGATTATTAAGTCAGCGCTGGCTTCTGCCCCTGTGACGGGAATTGATAAACTGAAAGGTTCCTCGTCTTCAGACTACGAACAACTCGACGTCAATGAGATAGACATACCCGACACGTACGATACCGTAAATTTGGCGCTGGAGGCCATGCGCGGAATCACAGAGGCCGTAAATGAGGGAAAACGCCATAGCGAGACGATCTTTATCTACAAAGGACGCATATTTCTCGACCGCTGTCATGTTGTGAACGTACGAGATATAAAGATGTTTGGGCACACGATCAAGAACTCGCTGCGGATATACTGCGAGTCGCGGGATAAGTGGTATGACTTCAGCTTCCGCTCGGCGAACCGCAAGCACCGCTTCCTCAACACCCTCGCCCTTGAGCGCCAGTTCGGAGGCAAGGCACTCTACGTATCAGAGATGACAGGGTTCGAGTACAACTACGAGGAGCGGCCGGGGGACTTTTCAGATCAGTCAGACTACGAGCTGCCCGACTTCGAGCACGCCCTGTGTGCCACATCAGCTAGTGGGGAAAGTTCCGTTCCGAAATCGCCGACCAAGTCAGCCTTCCGGTTTTGGAACACTTTGCCGAAAAAATCGCAATCCCGCGATGGTATCGCCAGCGTGGACAACTCGCAGATGCTCTTTGG CTTTGACGCAGATGAGAATCTCACAGCGGCCCGTGTCGCTGCTATCGAGCTGGCCAAGGCCGCCGCTGCGCTGTTGCCAACGGAAAGTTCATCCGCCTAA
- the LOC117893705 gene encoding nucleosome-remodeling factor subunit NURF301-like has protein sequence MFDLVPEWLPASKFRSTHSKDGVIKIKTTKNSGRGSRKRGRPPKTPNERTSSGRFSYQLLKKPKYLSEGKSQANTPSASRGISPQSAECSRSSHNNHSRGNSESAAKRGRGRKSNVHPNTSNYSGRKGHESEYHYGSDFGDSDDDKSDNEDDILLTPSDDESLDAGNESESEFSVCSFTRNGVDRPPRPPSPDPIWLQEGREYAPLDLPDSSEDLFVANAHVLRALSFYEVLRRFRHLVRLSPFRFEDFCAALTCDEQSALTILREEDVQGTYFGPLDQKDTVNISLYLIDAITWPEVLRSYVESDKTFDRQVYDIWSDGTSVHRPRIKATLRP, from the exons ATGTTCGACCTGGTACCAGAATGGCTGCCTGCAT CAAAATTCAGAAGCACCCATAGCAAAGACGGAGTTATTAAGATTAAGACCACAAAAAATAGCGGTCGTGGGAGCCGTAAGCGTGGTCGACCGCCAAAGACGCCAAATGAGCGGACTTCATCTGGACGTTTTAGTTATCAATTGCTCAAAAAGCCGAAATATCTGAGCGAAGGAAAATCGCAGGCAAACACACCATCAGCTTCGCGCGGCATTTCCCCACAAAGCGCTGAGtgcagtcgcagcagccatAACAACCACAGCCGTGGGAACAGTGAAAGCGCCGCTAAGAGGGGACGCGGGCGCAAGTCAAATGTGCACCCCAATACCAGCAACTACTCCGGAAGAAAAG GGCACGAGTCTGAATATCACTATGGGTCAGATTTTGGAGATTCTGATGACGATAAATCTGATAATGAGGATGACATATTACTTACCCCCAGCGATGATGAAAGCTTGGATGCAGGCAATGAGAGTGAGTCGGAATTTTCCGTGTGCAGCTTTACCCGAAATGGAGTTGATCGGCCACCACGTCCGCCCAGTCCGGATCCAATTTGGCTTCAAGAAGGTCGGGAATATGCTCCTCTTGATTTGCCGGATTCATCGGaagatttgtttgttgcaaaTGCACACGTTTTGCGCGCCCTTAGCTTTTATGAAGTACTGCGACGTTTTCGGCACTTGGTTCGTCTTTCACCCTTTCGCTTTGAAGACTTCTGTGCAGCTTTAACTTGCGACGAGCAGAGTGCACTTACGATCTTACGAGAAGAGGATGTTCAGGGCACGTATTTTGGACCTTTAGATCAAAAGGATACGGTAAACATAAGTCTGTACCTAATTGATGCCATTACTTGGCCAGAAGTTTTGCGCAGCTATGTGGAAAGTGACAAGACATTTGACCGTCAGGTCTATGATATATGGTCGGACGGAACATCCGTACACCGGCCACGGATCAAAGCAACATTACGACCATAG
- the LOC117894716 gene encoding inversin isoform X1 encodes MQSQGGTSKVVATLRADGNVYPMDPTDHTNLLHYEIRTEGELQQKKGNGPGPSTVVDLGKQLLQCARDSDVTGVKTALAHGAPFASDWLGMSALHFAAMNNQLEICEILLQGGINMDAKTKVDRTPLHLACYYGHERVVSLLLALKCSVNCRDMLRMTPLHWAVEKKHKSIVRMLLKCQADVSLVSKFGKTPIALAVYTEQADVLAELEAARQAQASRKFNEESERQTQKSRKETSEAVNSIMEEPGAKKRVDDTEMSVEERMDVLENLRGHPNVLVNSALNMLKTHGIADMMQENDDEASKEMLNTALQNGRQLILSEGGRMLLHETKSSINVKQYVNGSARKTPNIGLRLNPNSSPPQKIRMNVIKQKEPAPLSPAGVSKNKQNIRIISLTDFKKLCGTDNQPKSLQKIPASLASSGMVRQLPDGTKLVNMRQLQSRQLKLPSVQRPPEPSIMDEQQQLLNEVIAPSSQQAAAAHPATASTLRGQVGTVQTIQLRPSPAAGAALGTTSNGVVSKAVANVAKLGSKGPNAMPLMTSSEICRQIHELRRQNEELRRRVDSFHREKEQMLKRIDRLEQLVFIRESDAEIDYVGVM; translated from the exons ATGCAGAGCCAAGGCGGCACCAGCAAGGTTGTCGCCACTCTCCGAGCGGATGGAAATGTGTATCCAATGGATCCCACTGATCACACCAACTTGCTTCACTATGAAATT CGGACAGAAGGAGAACTTCAACAAAAGAAGGGCAACGGGCCTGGTCCATCAACAGTCGTAGACCTAGGCAAGCAATTGCTGCAATGCGCAAGGGACAGCGATGTGACAGGCGTCAAAACGGCGCTAGCACATGGGGCCCCCTTTGCCTCAGACTGGCTGGGAATGTCTGCGCTGCACTTTGCTGCTATGAACAATCAACTGGAAATCTGTGAAATACTTCTACAGGGCGGCATAAATATGGACGCCAAAACAAAGGTGGACAGAACGCCTCTTCATTTAGCCTGCTACTACGGACACGAGCGAGTGGTCAGCTTATTGTTGGCACTCAAGTGCAGCGTTAATTGTCGAGACATG CTTCGAATGACGCCTCTCCACTGGGCCGTGGAAAAAAAGCACAAATCCATTGTGCGAATGTTACTAAAATGCCAGGCAGATGTGTCGCTAGTTTCGAAATTCGGCAAGACGCCAATTGCACTGGCCGTGTACACTGAACAGGCGGATGTGTTGGCCGAACTGGAGGCAGCACGGCAGGCCCAGGCCAGTCGAAAGTTCAACGAGGAATCGGAG CGGCAGACACAAAAAAGCAGA AAAGAAACCAGTGAGGCTGTCAATTCTATAATGGAAGAGCCCGGGGCCAAAAAAAGGGTTGACGATACAGAAATGTCAGTCGAAGAAAGAATGGATGTCTTGGAAAACCTCCGTGGGC ATCCCAATGTATTAGTCAACTCGGCGTTAAACATGCTCAAGACCCACGGCATTGCAGACATGATGCAGGAGAACGATGACGAAGCTTCGAAGGAAATGTTGAATACGGCACTACAAAACGGTCGTCAGCTCATTCTCTCCGAAGGGGGTCGTATGCTGTTACATGAAACAAAGTCGAGCATAAACGTTAAGCAATATGTGAATGGAAGTGCCAGAAAAACCCCAAATATTGGTCTCCGTCTCAACCCCAATAGCTCACCCCCCCAGAAGATTCGCATGAATGTTATTAAGCAAAAGGAGCCAGCGCCACTGAGTCCGGCTGGGGTGTCTAAAAACAAG CAGAACATACGTATAATCTCGTTGACTGATTTTAAGAAACTTTGCGGGACGGACAATCAGCCAAAGTCCCTACAAAAAATACCCGCATCATTGGCAAG CTCTGGAATGGTACGTCAACTCCCCGATGGAACCAAACTGGTAAACATGCGCCAACTTCAGTCTCGTCAG CTCAAACTTCCATCAGTTCAAAGACCACCAGAACCCAGCATAATGGATGAGCAACAGCAGTTGCTGAACGAAGTCATTGCTCCATCGTCCCAGCAAGCAGCTGCGGCACATCCTGCTACGGCGAGCACGCTGAGGGGCCAAGTGGGCACCGTGCAGACAATACAGCTGCGTCCATccccagcagctggagctgccctCGGGACGACAAGCAACGGAGTTGTCAGCAAGGCTGTGGCCAACGTAGCAAAGCTGGGCTCAAAGGGGCCTAATGCAATGCCACTGATGACATCTTCTGAAATTTGTCGGCAAATACATGAGCTTCGACGGCAGAACGAAGAATTGCGCAGGCGGGTTGATTCATTTCACcgagaaaaagaacaaatgcTGAAGCGTATTGACCGCTTGGAACAGCTTGTGTTCATTCGTGAATCGGACGCAGAAATCGATTATGTCGGGGTCATGTAG
- the LOC117894716 gene encoding ankyrin-1 isoform X4 has protein sequence MQSQGGTSKVVATLRADGNVYPMDPTDHTNLLHYEIRTEGELQQKKGNGPGPSTVVDLGKQLLQCARDSDVTGVKTALAHGAPFASDWLGMSALHFAAMNNQLEICEILLQGGINMDAKTKVDRTPLHLACYYGHERVVSLLLALKCSVNCRDMLRMTPLHWAVEKKHKSIVRMLLKCQADVSLVSKFGKTPIALAVYTEQADVLAELEAARQAQASRKFNEESEKETSEAVNSIMEEPGAKKRVDDTEMSVEERMDVLENLRGHPNVLVNSALNMLKTHGIADMMQENDDEASKEMLNTALQNGRQLILSEGGRMLLHETKSSINVKQYVNGSARKTPNIGLRLNPNSSPPQKIRMNVIKQKEPAPLSPAGVSKNKNIRIISLTDFKKLCGTDNQPKSLQKIPASLASSGMVRQLPDGTKLVNMRQLQSRQLKLPSVQRPPEPSIMDEQQQLLNEVIAPSSQQAAAAHPATASTLRGQVGTVQTIQLRPSPAAGAALGTTSNGVVSKAVANVAKLGSKGPNAMPLMTSSEICRQIHELRRQNEELRRRVDSFHREKEQMLKRIDRLEQLVFIRESDAEIDYVGVM, from the exons ATGCAGAGCCAAGGCGGCACCAGCAAGGTTGTCGCCACTCTCCGAGCGGATGGAAATGTGTATCCAATGGATCCCACTGATCACACCAACTTGCTTCACTATGAAATT CGGACAGAAGGAGAACTTCAACAAAAGAAGGGCAACGGGCCTGGTCCATCAACAGTCGTAGACCTAGGCAAGCAATTGCTGCAATGCGCAAGGGACAGCGATGTGACAGGCGTCAAAACGGCGCTAGCACATGGGGCCCCCTTTGCCTCAGACTGGCTGGGAATGTCTGCGCTGCACTTTGCTGCTATGAACAATCAACTGGAAATCTGTGAAATACTTCTACAGGGCGGCATAAATATGGACGCCAAAACAAAGGTGGACAGAACGCCTCTTCATTTAGCCTGCTACTACGGACACGAGCGAGTGGTCAGCTTATTGTTGGCACTCAAGTGCAGCGTTAATTGTCGAGACATG CTTCGAATGACGCCTCTCCACTGGGCCGTGGAAAAAAAGCACAAATCCATTGTGCGAATGTTACTAAAATGCCAGGCAGATGTGTCGCTAGTTTCGAAATTCGGCAAGACGCCAATTGCACTGGCCGTGTACACTGAACAGGCGGATGTGTTGGCCGAACTGGAGGCAGCACGGCAGGCCCAGGCCAGTCGAAAGTTCAACGAGGAATCGGAG AAAGAAACCAGTGAGGCTGTCAATTCTATAATGGAAGAGCCCGGGGCCAAAAAAAGGGTTGACGATACAGAAATGTCAGTCGAAGAAAGAATGGATGTCTTGGAAAACCTCCGTGGGC ATCCCAATGTATTAGTCAACTCGGCGTTAAACATGCTCAAGACCCACGGCATTGCAGACATGATGCAGGAGAACGATGACGAAGCTTCGAAGGAAATGTTGAATACGGCACTACAAAACGGTCGTCAGCTCATTCTCTCCGAAGGGGGTCGTATGCTGTTACATGAAACAAAGTCGAGCATAAACGTTAAGCAATATGTGAATGGAAGTGCCAGAAAAACCCCAAATATTGGTCTCCGTCTCAACCCCAATAGCTCACCCCCCCAGAAGATTCGCATGAATGTTATTAAGCAAAAGGAGCCAGCGCCACTGAGTCCGGCTGGGGTGTCTAAAAACAAG AACATACGTATAATCTCGTTGACTGATTTTAAGAAACTTTGCGGGACGGACAATCAGCCAAAGTCCCTACAAAAAATACCCGCATCATTGGCAAG CTCTGGAATGGTACGTCAACTCCCCGATGGAACCAAACTGGTAAACATGCGCCAACTTCAGTCTCGTCAG CTCAAACTTCCATCAGTTCAAAGACCACCAGAACCCAGCATAATGGATGAGCAACAGCAGTTGCTGAACGAAGTCATTGCTCCATCGTCCCAGCAAGCAGCTGCGGCACATCCTGCTACGGCGAGCACGCTGAGGGGCCAAGTGGGCACCGTGCAGACAATACAGCTGCGTCCATccccagcagctggagctgccctCGGGACGACAAGCAACGGAGTTGTCAGCAAGGCTGTGGCCAACGTAGCAAAGCTGGGCTCAAAGGGGCCTAATGCAATGCCACTGATGACATCTTCTGAAATTTGTCGGCAAATACATGAGCTTCGACGGCAGAACGAAGAATTGCGCAGGCGGGTTGATTCATTTCACcgagaaaaagaacaaatgcTGAAGCGTATTGACCGCTTGGAACAGCTTGTGTTCATTCGTGAATCGGACGCAGAAATCGATTATGTCGGGGTCATGTAG
- the LOC117894716 gene encoding transient receptor potential cation channel subfamily A member 1 homolog isoform X3 — MQSQGGTSKVVATLRADGNVYPMDPTDHTNLLHYEIRTEGELQQKKGNGPGPSTVVDLGKQLLQCARDSDVTGVKTALAHGAPFASDWLGMSALHFAAMNNQLEICEILLQGGINMDAKTKVDRTPLHLACYYGHERVVSLLLALKCSVNCRDMLRMTPLHWAVEKKHKSIVRMLLKCQADVSLVSKFGKTPIALAVYTEQADVLAELEAARQAQASRKFNEESEKETSEAVNSIMEEPGAKKRVDDTEMSVEERMDVLENLRGHPNVLVNSALNMLKTHGIADMMQENDDEASKEMLNTALQNGRQLILSEGGRMLLHETKSSINVKQYVNGSARKTPNIGLRLNPNSSPPQKIRMNVIKQKEPAPLSPAGVSKNKQNIRIISLTDFKKLCGTDNQPKSLQKIPASLASSGMVRQLPDGTKLVNMRQLQSRQLKLPSVQRPPEPSIMDEQQQLLNEVIAPSSQQAAAAHPATASTLRGQVGTVQTIQLRPSPAAGAALGTTSNGVVSKAVANVAKLGSKGPNAMPLMTSSEICRQIHELRRQNEELRRRVDSFHREKEQMLKRIDRLEQLVFIRESDAEIDYVGVM, encoded by the exons ATGCAGAGCCAAGGCGGCACCAGCAAGGTTGTCGCCACTCTCCGAGCGGATGGAAATGTGTATCCAATGGATCCCACTGATCACACCAACTTGCTTCACTATGAAATT CGGACAGAAGGAGAACTTCAACAAAAGAAGGGCAACGGGCCTGGTCCATCAACAGTCGTAGACCTAGGCAAGCAATTGCTGCAATGCGCAAGGGACAGCGATGTGACAGGCGTCAAAACGGCGCTAGCACATGGGGCCCCCTTTGCCTCAGACTGGCTGGGAATGTCTGCGCTGCACTTTGCTGCTATGAACAATCAACTGGAAATCTGTGAAATACTTCTACAGGGCGGCATAAATATGGACGCCAAAACAAAGGTGGACAGAACGCCTCTTCATTTAGCCTGCTACTACGGACACGAGCGAGTGGTCAGCTTATTGTTGGCACTCAAGTGCAGCGTTAATTGTCGAGACATG CTTCGAATGACGCCTCTCCACTGGGCCGTGGAAAAAAAGCACAAATCCATTGTGCGAATGTTACTAAAATGCCAGGCAGATGTGTCGCTAGTTTCGAAATTCGGCAAGACGCCAATTGCACTGGCCGTGTACACTGAACAGGCGGATGTGTTGGCCGAACTGGAGGCAGCACGGCAGGCCCAGGCCAGTCGAAAGTTCAACGAGGAATCGGAG AAAGAAACCAGTGAGGCTGTCAATTCTATAATGGAAGAGCCCGGGGCCAAAAAAAGGGTTGACGATACAGAAATGTCAGTCGAAGAAAGAATGGATGTCTTGGAAAACCTCCGTGGGC ATCCCAATGTATTAGTCAACTCGGCGTTAAACATGCTCAAGACCCACGGCATTGCAGACATGATGCAGGAGAACGATGACGAAGCTTCGAAGGAAATGTTGAATACGGCACTACAAAACGGTCGTCAGCTCATTCTCTCCGAAGGGGGTCGTATGCTGTTACATGAAACAAAGTCGAGCATAAACGTTAAGCAATATGTGAATGGAAGTGCCAGAAAAACCCCAAATATTGGTCTCCGTCTCAACCCCAATAGCTCACCCCCCCAGAAGATTCGCATGAATGTTATTAAGCAAAAGGAGCCAGCGCCACTGAGTCCGGCTGGGGTGTCTAAAAACAAG CAGAACATACGTATAATCTCGTTGACTGATTTTAAGAAACTTTGCGGGACGGACAATCAGCCAAAGTCCCTACAAAAAATACCCGCATCATTGGCAAG CTCTGGAATGGTACGTCAACTCCCCGATGGAACCAAACTGGTAAACATGCGCCAACTTCAGTCTCGTCAG CTCAAACTTCCATCAGTTCAAAGACCACCAGAACCCAGCATAATGGATGAGCAACAGCAGTTGCTGAACGAAGTCATTGCTCCATCGTCCCAGCAAGCAGCTGCGGCACATCCTGCTACGGCGAGCACGCTGAGGGGCCAAGTGGGCACCGTGCAGACAATACAGCTGCGTCCATccccagcagctggagctgccctCGGGACGACAAGCAACGGAGTTGTCAGCAAGGCTGTGGCCAACGTAGCAAAGCTGGGCTCAAAGGGGCCTAATGCAATGCCACTGATGACATCTTCTGAAATTTGTCGGCAAATACATGAGCTTCGACGGCAGAACGAAGAATTGCGCAGGCGGGTTGATTCATTTCACcgagaaaaagaacaaatgcTGAAGCGTATTGACCGCTTGGAACAGCTTGTGTTCATTCGTGAATCGGACGCAGAAATCGATTATGTCGGGGTCATGTAG
- the LOC117894716 gene encoding inversin-B isoform X2, with product MQSQGGTSKVVATLRADGNVYPMDPTDHTNLLHYEIRTEGELQQKKGNGPGPSTVVDLGKQLLQCARDSDVTGVKTALAHGAPFASDWLGMSALHFAAMNNQLEICEILLQGGINMDAKTKVDRTPLHLACYYGHERVVSLLLALKCSVNCRDMLRMTPLHWAVEKKHKSIVRMLLKCQADVSLVSKFGKTPIALAVYTEQADVLAELEAARQAQASRKFNEESERQTQKSRKETSEAVNSIMEEPGAKKRVDDTEMSVEERMDVLENLRGHPNVLVNSALNMLKTHGIADMMQENDDEASKEMLNTALQNGRQLILSEGGRMLLHETKSSINVKQYVNGSARKTPNIGLRLNPNSSPPQKIRMNVIKQKEPAPLSPAGVSKNKNIRIISLTDFKKLCGTDNQPKSLQKIPASLASSGMVRQLPDGTKLVNMRQLQSRQLKLPSVQRPPEPSIMDEQQQLLNEVIAPSSQQAAAAHPATASTLRGQVGTVQTIQLRPSPAAGAALGTTSNGVVSKAVANVAKLGSKGPNAMPLMTSSEICRQIHELRRQNEELRRRVDSFHREKEQMLKRIDRLEQLVFIRESDAEIDYVGVM from the exons ATGCAGAGCCAAGGCGGCACCAGCAAGGTTGTCGCCACTCTCCGAGCGGATGGAAATGTGTATCCAATGGATCCCACTGATCACACCAACTTGCTTCACTATGAAATT CGGACAGAAGGAGAACTTCAACAAAAGAAGGGCAACGGGCCTGGTCCATCAACAGTCGTAGACCTAGGCAAGCAATTGCTGCAATGCGCAAGGGACAGCGATGTGACAGGCGTCAAAACGGCGCTAGCACATGGGGCCCCCTTTGCCTCAGACTGGCTGGGAATGTCTGCGCTGCACTTTGCTGCTATGAACAATCAACTGGAAATCTGTGAAATACTTCTACAGGGCGGCATAAATATGGACGCCAAAACAAAGGTGGACAGAACGCCTCTTCATTTAGCCTGCTACTACGGACACGAGCGAGTGGTCAGCTTATTGTTGGCACTCAAGTGCAGCGTTAATTGTCGAGACATG CTTCGAATGACGCCTCTCCACTGGGCCGTGGAAAAAAAGCACAAATCCATTGTGCGAATGTTACTAAAATGCCAGGCAGATGTGTCGCTAGTTTCGAAATTCGGCAAGACGCCAATTGCACTGGCCGTGTACACTGAACAGGCGGATGTGTTGGCCGAACTGGAGGCAGCACGGCAGGCCCAGGCCAGTCGAAAGTTCAACGAGGAATCGGAG CGGCAGACACAAAAAAGCAGA AAAGAAACCAGTGAGGCTGTCAATTCTATAATGGAAGAGCCCGGGGCCAAAAAAAGGGTTGACGATACAGAAATGTCAGTCGAAGAAAGAATGGATGTCTTGGAAAACCTCCGTGGGC ATCCCAATGTATTAGTCAACTCGGCGTTAAACATGCTCAAGACCCACGGCATTGCAGACATGATGCAGGAGAACGATGACGAAGCTTCGAAGGAAATGTTGAATACGGCACTACAAAACGGTCGTCAGCTCATTCTCTCCGAAGGGGGTCGTATGCTGTTACATGAAACAAAGTCGAGCATAAACGTTAAGCAATATGTGAATGGAAGTGCCAGAAAAACCCCAAATATTGGTCTCCGTCTCAACCCCAATAGCTCACCCCCCCAGAAGATTCGCATGAATGTTATTAAGCAAAAGGAGCCAGCGCCACTGAGTCCGGCTGGGGTGTCTAAAAACAAG AACATACGTATAATCTCGTTGACTGATTTTAAGAAACTTTGCGGGACGGACAATCAGCCAAAGTCCCTACAAAAAATACCCGCATCATTGGCAAG CTCTGGAATGGTACGTCAACTCCCCGATGGAACCAAACTGGTAAACATGCGCCAACTTCAGTCTCGTCAG CTCAAACTTCCATCAGTTCAAAGACCACCAGAACCCAGCATAATGGATGAGCAACAGCAGTTGCTGAACGAAGTCATTGCTCCATCGTCCCAGCAAGCAGCTGCGGCACATCCTGCTACGGCGAGCACGCTGAGGGGCCAAGTGGGCACCGTGCAGACAATACAGCTGCGTCCATccccagcagctggagctgccctCGGGACGACAAGCAACGGAGTTGTCAGCAAGGCTGTGGCCAACGTAGCAAAGCTGGGCTCAAAGGGGCCTAATGCAATGCCACTGATGACATCTTCTGAAATTTGTCGGCAAATACATGAGCTTCGACGGCAGAACGAAGAATTGCGCAGGCGGGTTGATTCATTTCACcgagaaaaagaacaaatgcTGAAGCGTATTGACCGCTTGGAACAGCTTGTGTTCATTCGTGAATCGGACGCAGAAATCGATTATGTCGGGGTCATGTAG